The proteins below are encoded in one region of Homo sapiens chromosome 8, GRCh38.p14 Primary Assembly:
- the INTS10 gene encoding integrator complex subunit 10 isoform X5 produces MSAQGDCEFLVQRARELVPQDLWAAKAWLITARSLYPADFNIQYEMYTIERNAERTATAGRLLYDMFVNFPDQPVVWREISIITSALRNDSQDKQTQFLRSLFETLPGRVQCEMLLKVTEQCFNTLERSEMLLLLLRRFPETVVQHGVGLGEALLEAETIEEQESPVNCFRKLFVCDVLPLIINNHDVRLPANLLYKYLNKAAEFYINYVTRSTQIENQHQGAQDTSDLMSPSKRSSQKYIIEGLTEKSSQIVDPWERLFKILNVVGMRCEWQMDKGRRSYGDILHRMKDLCRYMNNFDSEAHAKYKNQVVYSTMLVFFKNAFQYVNSIQPSLFQGPNAPSQVPLVLLEDVSNVYGDVEIDRNKHIHKKRKLAEGREKTMSSDDEDCSAKGRNRHIVVNKAELANSTEVLESFKLARESWELLYSLEFLDKEFTRICLAWKTDTWLWLRIFLTDMIIYQGQYKKAIASLHHLAALQGSISQPQITGQGTLEHQRALIQLATCHFALGEYRMTCEKVLDLMCYMVLPIQDGGKSQEEPSKVKPKFRKGSDLKLLPCTSKAIMPYCLHLMLACFKLRAFTDNRDDMALGHVIVLLQQEWPRGENLFLKAVNKICQQGNFQYENFFNYVTKLAPFLVGWQWASYSTAETPFPHQRKLAPFFTCG; encoded by the exons ATGTCTGCCCAGGGGGACTGCGAGTTCCTGGTGCAGCGAGCCCGGGAGTTGGTGCCGCAAGACCTGTGGGCAGCCAAGGCGTGGCTGATCACGGCCCGCAGCCTCTACCCGGCAGACTTTAACATCCAG TATGAGATGTACACCATCGAGCGGAATGCAGAGCGGACCGCCACCGCCGGGAGGCTGCTGTACGACAT gtttgtGAATTTCCCAGACCAGCCGGTGGTGTGGAGAGAAATCAGCATTATTACATCAGCATTAAGGAACGATTCACAGGACAAACAAACCCAATTTTTAAGAA GTTTATTTGAAACTCTTCCTGGTCGGGTCCAGTGTGAAATGTTACTAAAGGTCACGGAACAATGCTTCAACACGTTAGAACGATCAGAAATGTTGCTTCTACTTTTGAGGCGCTTCCCTGAAACGGTGGTGCAGCATGGG gtTGGCCTTGGGGAGGCACTATTAGAGGCTGAAACTATTGAAGAACAAGAATCTCCAGTGAACtgctttagaaaattatttg TTTGTGATGTCCTTCCTCTAATAATTAACAACCATGATGTTCGATTACCTGCCAATTTATTGTATAAGTACTTGAACAAAGCAGCTGAATTTTATATCAATTATGTCACTAGGTCTACTCAAATAGAAAATCAGCATCAAG GCGCCCAGGATACATCTGATTTAATGTCACCTAGCAAACGTAGCTCTCAGAAGTACATAATAGAAGGGCTGACGGAAAAATCATCCCAGATCGTGGACCCTTGGGAGAGGTTGTTTAAGATTTTGAATGTTGTTGGAATGAGATGTGAATGGCAGATGGATAAAGGAAGACG aAGCTATGGAGATATTTTGCATAGAATGAAGGATCTCTGCAGATACATGAACAACTTTGATAGTGAAGcacatgcaaaatataaaaaccaagtGGTGTATTCCACCATGCTGGTCTTCTTTAAGAATGCATTCCAGTATGTCAACAGCATACAGCCATCTCTCTTCCAAG GTCCTAATGCCCCGAGCCAAGTTCCACTGGTTCTTCTTGAAGATGTATCGAATGTGTATGGTGATGTAGAAATTGATCGTAATAAACACATCCATAAAAAGAGGAAACTagctgaaggaagagaaaaaaccaTG AGTTCAGACGATGAAGACTGTTCGGCGAAAGGAAGAAATCGTCACATTGTAGTCAATAAAGCCGAACTTGCTAACTCCACTGAAGTGTTAGAAAGCTTTAAATTGGCCAGGGAGAGCTGGGAGTTGCTCTATTCCCTAGAATTCCTTGACAAAG AATTTACAAGGATTTGCTTGGCCTGGAAGACGGATACTTGGCTTTGGTTAAGAATCTTCCTCACTGATATGATCATCTATCAG GGTCAATATAAAAAGGCGATAGCCAGCCTGCATCACTTAGCAGCTCTCCAGGGATCCATTTCTCAGCCACAGATCACAGGGCAGGGGACCCTGGAGCATCAGAGGGCGCTCATCCAGCTGGCGACGTGCCACTTTGCGCTAGGGGAGTACAGA ATGACATGTGAAAAAGTCCTTGATTTGATGTGCTACATGGTACTCCCCATTCAAGATGGAGGCAAATCCCAGGAGGAACCCTCGAAAGTAAAGCCCAAATTTAGAAAAG GTTCGGATCTGAAGCTCCTGCCTTGTACCAGCAAGGCTATCATGCCATACTGCCTCCATTTAATGTTAGCCTGTTTTAAG cttagaGCTTTCACAGACAACAGAGACGACATGGCATTGGGGCATGTGATTGTGTTGCTTCAGCAAGAGTGGCCACGGGGCGAGAATCTTTTCCTGAAAGCTGTCAATAAAATTTGCCAACAAGGAAATTTCCAATATGAGAATTTTTTCAATTACGTTACAA AACTGGCACCTTTTTTAGTGGGATGGCaatgggcaagttactcaactgCCGAGACCCCATTTCCTCATCAGAGAAAACTAGCACCTTTTTTTACATGTGGTTAA
- the INTS10 gene encoding integrator complex subunit 10 isoform d (isoform d is encoded by transcript variant 4) yields the protein MSAQGDCEFLVQRARELVPQDLWAAKAWLITARSLYPADFNIQYEMYTIERNAERTATAGRLLYDMFVNFPDQPVVWREISIITSALRNDSQDKQTQFLRSLFETLPGRVQCEMLLKVTEQCFNTLERSEMLLLLLRRFPETVVQHGVGLGEALLEAETIEEQESPVNCFRKLFVCDVLPLIINNHDVRLPANLLYKYLNKAAEFYINYVTRSTQIENQHQGAQDTSDLMSPSKRSSQKYIIEGLTEKSSQIVDPWERLFKILNVVGMRCEWQMDKGRRYGDILHRMKDLCRYMNNFDSEAHAKYKNQVVYSTMLVFFKNAFQYVNSIQPSLFQGPNAPSQVPLVLLEDVSNVYGDVEIDRNKHIHKKRKLAEGREKTMSSDDEDCSAKGRNRHIVVNKAELANSTEVLESFKLARESWELLYSLEFLDKEFTRICLAWKTDTWLWLRIFLTDMIIYQGQYKKAIASLHHLAALQGSISQPQITGQGTLEHQRALIQLATCHFALGEYRMTCEKVLDLMCYMVLPIQDGGKSQEEPSKVKPKFRKGSDLKLLPCTSKAIMPYCLHLMLACFKLRAFTDNRDDMALGHVIVLLQQEWPRGENLFLKAVNKICQQGNFQYENFFNYVTNIDMLEEFAYLRTQEGGKIHLELLPNQGMLIKPSSPPMGLLQQEFLPVLQPSIQTADRHHTVTRGITKGVKEDFRLAMERQVSRCGENLMVVLHRFCINEKILLLQTLT from the exons ATGTCTGCCCAGGGGGACTGCGAGTTCCTGGTGCAGCGAGCCCGGGAGTTGGTGCCGCAAGACCTGTGGGCAGCCAAGGCGTGGCTGATCACGGCCCGCAGCCTCTACCCGGCAGACTTTAACATCCAG TATGAGATGTACACCATCGAGCGGAATGCAGAGCGGACCGCCACCGCCGGGAGGCTGCTGTACGACAT gtttgtGAATTTCCCAGACCAGCCGGTGGTGTGGAGAGAAATCAGCATTATTACATCAGCATTAAGGAACGATTCACAGGACAAACAAACCCAATTTTTAAGAA GTTTATTTGAAACTCTTCCTGGTCGGGTCCAGTGTGAAATGTTACTAAAGGTCACGGAACAATGCTTCAACACGTTAGAACGATCAGAAATGTTGCTTCTACTTTTGAGGCGCTTCCCTGAAACGGTGGTGCAGCATGGG gtTGGCCTTGGGGAGGCACTATTAGAGGCTGAAACTATTGAAGAACAAGAATCTCCAGTGAACtgctttagaaaattatttg TTTGTGATGTCCTTCCTCTAATAATTAACAACCATGATGTTCGATTACCTGCCAATTTATTGTATAAGTACTTGAACAAAGCAGCTGAATTTTATATCAATTATGTCACTAGGTCTACTCAAATAGAAAATCAGCATCAAG GCGCCCAGGATACATCTGATTTAATGTCACCTAGCAAACGTAGCTCTCAGAAGTACATAATAGAAGGGCTGACGGAAAAATCATCCCAGATCGTGGACCCTTGGGAGAGGTTGTTTAAGATTTTGAATGTTGTTGGAATGAGATGTGAATGGCAGATGGATAAAGGAAGACG CTATGGAGATATTTTGCATAGAATGAAGGATCTCTGCAGATACATGAACAACTTTGATAGTGAAGcacatgcaaaatataaaaaccaagtGGTGTATTCCACCATGCTGGTCTTCTTTAAGAATGCATTCCAGTATGTCAACAGCATACAGCCATCTCTCTTCCAAG GTCCTAATGCCCCGAGCCAAGTTCCACTGGTTCTTCTTGAAGATGTATCGAATGTGTATGGTGATGTAGAAATTGATCGTAATAAACACATCCATAAAAAGAGGAAACTagctgaaggaagagaaaaaaccaTG AGTTCAGACGATGAAGACTGTTCGGCGAAAGGAAGAAATCGTCACATTGTAGTCAATAAAGCCGAACTTGCTAACTCCACTGAAGTGTTAGAAAGCTTTAAATTGGCCAGGGAGAGCTGGGAGTTGCTCTATTCCCTAGAATTCCTTGACAAAG AATTTACAAGGATTTGCTTGGCCTGGAAGACGGATACTTGGCTTTGGTTAAGAATCTTCCTCACTGATATGATCATCTATCAG GGTCAATATAAAAAGGCGATAGCCAGCCTGCATCACTTAGCAGCTCTCCAGGGATCCATTTCTCAGCCACAGATCACAGGGCAGGGGACCCTGGAGCATCAGAGGGCGCTCATCCAGCTGGCGACGTGCCACTTTGCGCTAGGGGAGTACAGA ATGACATGTGAAAAAGTCCTTGATTTGATGTGCTACATGGTACTCCCCATTCAAGATGGAGGCAAATCCCAGGAGGAACCCTCGAAAGTAAAGCCCAAATTTAGAAAAG GTTCGGATCTGAAGCTCCTGCCTTGTACCAGCAAGGCTATCATGCCATACTGCCTCCATTTAATGTTAGCCTGTTTTAAG cttagaGCTTTCACAGACAACAGAGACGACATGGCATTGGGGCATGTGATTGTGTTGCTTCAGCAAGAGTGGCCACGGGGCGAGAATCTTTTCCTGAAAGCTGTCAATAAAATTTGCCAACAAGGAAATTTCCAATATGAGAATTTTTTCAATTACGTTACAA ATATTGATATGCTGGAGGAATTTGCCTACTTGAGAACTCAGGAAGGTGGGAAAATTCATCTGGAATTACTACCCAATCAAGGAATGCTGATCAA GCCTTCTAGCCCTCCCATGGGGTTACTGCAGCAGGAATTCTTACCTGTGCTTCAGCCCAGCATACAGACTGCTGACAG
- the INTS10 gene encoding integrator complex subunit 10 isoform e (isoform e is encoded by transcript variant 5) produces MSAQGDCEFLVQRARELVPQDLWAAKAWLITARSLYPADFNIQYEMYTIERNAERTATAGRLLYDMFVNFPDQPVVWREISIITSALRNDSQDKQTQFLRSLFETLPGRVQCEMLLKVTEQCFNTLERSEMLLLLLRRFPETVVQHGVGLGEALLEAETIEEQESPVNCFRKLFVCDVLPLIINNHDVRLPANLLYKYLNKAAEFYINYVTRSTQIENQHQGAQDTSDLMSPSKRSSQKYIIEGLTEKSSQIVDPWERSYGDILHRMKDLCRYMNNFDSEAHAKYKNQVVYSTMLVFFKNAFQYVNSIQPSLFQGPNAPSQVPLVLLEDVSNVYGDVEIDRNKHIHKKRKLAEGREKTMSSDDEDCSAKGRNRHIVVNKAELANSTEVLESFKLARESWELLYSLEFLDKEFTRICLAWKTDTWLWLRIFLTDMIIYQGQYKKAIASLHHLAALQGSISQPQITGQGTLEHQRALIQLATCHFALGEYRMTCEKVLDLMCYMVLPIQDGGKSQEEPSKVKPKFRKGSDLKLLPCTSKAIMPYCLHLMLACFKLRAFTDNRDDMALGHVIVLLQQEWPRGENLFLKAVNKICQQGNFQYENFFNYVTNIDMLEEFAYLRTQEGGKIHLELLPNQGMLIKPSSPPMGLLQQEFLPVLQPSIQTADRHHTVTRGITKGVKEDFRLAMERQVSRCGENLMVVLHRFCINEKILLLQTLT; encoded by the exons ATGTCTGCCCAGGGGGACTGCGAGTTCCTGGTGCAGCGAGCCCGGGAGTTGGTGCCGCAAGACCTGTGGGCAGCCAAGGCGTGGCTGATCACGGCCCGCAGCCTCTACCCGGCAGACTTTAACATCCAG TATGAGATGTACACCATCGAGCGGAATGCAGAGCGGACCGCCACCGCCGGGAGGCTGCTGTACGACAT gtttgtGAATTTCCCAGACCAGCCGGTGGTGTGGAGAGAAATCAGCATTATTACATCAGCATTAAGGAACGATTCACAGGACAAACAAACCCAATTTTTAAGAA GTTTATTTGAAACTCTTCCTGGTCGGGTCCAGTGTGAAATGTTACTAAAGGTCACGGAACAATGCTTCAACACGTTAGAACGATCAGAAATGTTGCTTCTACTTTTGAGGCGCTTCCCTGAAACGGTGGTGCAGCATGGG gtTGGCCTTGGGGAGGCACTATTAGAGGCTGAAACTATTGAAGAACAAGAATCTCCAGTGAACtgctttagaaaattatttg TTTGTGATGTCCTTCCTCTAATAATTAACAACCATGATGTTCGATTACCTGCCAATTTATTGTATAAGTACTTGAACAAAGCAGCTGAATTTTATATCAATTATGTCACTAGGTCTACTCAAATAGAAAATCAGCATCAAG GCGCCCAGGATACATCTGATTTAATGTCACCTAGCAAACGTAGCTCTCAGAAGTACATAATAGAAGGGCTGACGGAAAAATCATCCCAGATCGTGGACCCTTGGGAGAG aAGCTATGGAGATATTTTGCATAGAATGAAGGATCTCTGCAGATACATGAACAACTTTGATAGTGAAGcacatgcaaaatataaaaaccaagtGGTGTATTCCACCATGCTGGTCTTCTTTAAGAATGCATTCCAGTATGTCAACAGCATACAGCCATCTCTCTTCCAAG GTCCTAATGCCCCGAGCCAAGTTCCACTGGTTCTTCTTGAAGATGTATCGAATGTGTATGGTGATGTAGAAATTGATCGTAATAAACACATCCATAAAAAGAGGAAACTagctgaaggaagagaaaaaaccaTG AGTTCAGACGATGAAGACTGTTCGGCGAAAGGAAGAAATCGTCACATTGTAGTCAATAAAGCCGAACTTGCTAACTCCACTGAAGTGTTAGAAAGCTTTAAATTGGCCAGGGAGAGCTGGGAGTTGCTCTATTCCCTAGAATTCCTTGACAAAG AATTTACAAGGATTTGCTTGGCCTGGAAGACGGATACTTGGCTTTGGTTAAGAATCTTCCTCACTGATATGATCATCTATCAG GGTCAATATAAAAAGGCGATAGCCAGCCTGCATCACTTAGCAGCTCTCCAGGGATCCATTTCTCAGCCACAGATCACAGGGCAGGGGACCCTGGAGCATCAGAGGGCGCTCATCCAGCTGGCGACGTGCCACTTTGCGCTAGGGGAGTACAGA ATGACATGTGAAAAAGTCCTTGATTTGATGTGCTACATGGTACTCCCCATTCAAGATGGAGGCAAATCCCAGGAGGAACCCTCGAAAGTAAAGCCCAAATTTAGAAAAG GTTCGGATCTGAAGCTCCTGCCTTGTACCAGCAAGGCTATCATGCCATACTGCCTCCATTTAATGTTAGCCTGTTTTAAG cttagaGCTTTCACAGACAACAGAGACGACATGGCATTGGGGCATGTGATTGTGTTGCTTCAGCAAGAGTGGCCACGGGGCGAGAATCTTTTCCTGAAAGCTGTCAATAAAATTTGCCAACAAGGAAATTTCCAATATGAGAATTTTTTCAATTACGTTACAA ATATTGATATGCTGGAGGAATTTGCCTACTTGAGAACTCAGGAAGGTGGGAAAATTCATCTGGAATTACTACCCAATCAAGGAATGCTGATCAA GCCTTCTAGCCCTCCCATGGGGTTACTGCAGCAGGAATTCTTACCTGTGCTTCAGCCCAGCATACAGACTGCTGACAG
- the INTS10 gene encoding integrator complex subunit 10 isoform X1, translated as MSAQGDCEFLVQRARELVPQDLWAAKAWLITARSLYPADFNIQYEMYTIERNAERTATAGRLLYDMFVNFPDQPVVWREISIITSALRNDSQDKQTQFLRSLFETLPGRVQCEMLLKVTEQCFNTLERSEMLLLLLRRFPETVVQHGVGLGEALLEAETIEEQESPVNCFRKLFVCDVLPLIINNHDVRLPANLLYKYLNKAAEFYINYVTRSTQIENQHQGAQDTSDLMSPSKRSSQKYIIEGLTEKSSQIVDPWERLFKILNVVGMRCEWQMDKGRRSYGDILHRMKDLCRYMNNFDSEAHAKYKNQVVYSTMLVFFKNAFQYVNSIQPSLFQGPNAPSQVPLVLLEDVSNVYGDVEIDRNKHIHKKRKLAEGREKTMQSSDDEDCSAKGRNRHIVVNKAELANSTEVLESFKLARESWELLYSLEFLDKEFTRICLAWKTDTWLWLRIFLTDMIIYQGQYKKAIASLHHLAALQGSISQPQITGQGTLEHQRALIQLATCHFALGEYRMTCEKVLDLMCYMVLPIQDGGKSQEEPSKVKPKFRKGSDLKLLPCTSKAIMPYCLHLMLACFKLRAFTDNRDDMALGHVIVLLQQEWPRGENLFLKAVNKICQQGNFQYENFFNYVTNIDMLEEFAYLRTQEGGKIHLELLPNQGMLIKMDKDWHLPIPIYFSKIVNRNFGKNNYVVQNILNSVWG; from the exons ATGTCTGCCCAGGGGGACTGCGAGTTCCTGGTGCAGCGAGCCCGGGAGTTGGTGCCGCAAGACCTGTGGGCAGCCAAGGCGTGGCTGATCACGGCCCGCAGCCTCTACCCGGCAGACTTTAACATCCAG TATGAGATGTACACCATCGAGCGGAATGCAGAGCGGACCGCCACCGCCGGGAGGCTGCTGTACGACAT gtttgtGAATTTCCCAGACCAGCCGGTGGTGTGGAGAGAAATCAGCATTATTACATCAGCATTAAGGAACGATTCACAGGACAAACAAACCCAATTTTTAAGAA GTTTATTTGAAACTCTTCCTGGTCGGGTCCAGTGTGAAATGTTACTAAAGGTCACGGAACAATGCTTCAACACGTTAGAACGATCAGAAATGTTGCTTCTACTTTTGAGGCGCTTCCCTGAAACGGTGGTGCAGCATGGG gtTGGCCTTGGGGAGGCACTATTAGAGGCTGAAACTATTGAAGAACAAGAATCTCCAGTGAACtgctttagaaaattatttg TTTGTGATGTCCTTCCTCTAATAATTAACAACCATGATGTTCGATTACCTGCCAATTTATTGTATAAGTACTTGAACAAAGCAGCTGAATTTTATATCAATTATGTCACTAGGTCTACTCAAATAGAAAATCAGCATCAAG GCGCCCAGGATACATCTGATTTAATGTCACCTAGCAAACGTAGCTCTCAGAAGTACATAATAGAAGGGCTGACGGAAAAATCATCCCAGATCGTGGACCCTTGGGAGAGGTTGTTTAAGATTTTGAATGTTGTTGGAATGAGATGTGAATGGCAGATGGATAAAGGAAGACG aAGCTATGGAGATATTTTGCATAGAATGAAGGATCTCTGCAGATACATGAACAACTTTGATAGTGAAGcacatgcaaaatataaaaaccaagtGGTGTATTCCACCATGCTGGTCTTCTTTAAGAATGCATTCCAGTATGTCAACAGCATACAGCCATCTCTCTTCCAAG GTCCTAATGCCCCGAGCCAAGTTCCACTGGTTCTTCTTGAAGATGTATCGAATGTGTATGGTGATGTAGAAATTGATCGTAATAAACACATCCATAAAAAGAGGAAACTagctgaaggaagagaaaaaaccaTG CAGAGTTCAGACGATGAAGACTGTTCGGCGAAAGGAAGAAATCGTCACATTGTAGTCAATAAAGCCGAACTTGCTAACTCCACTGAAGTGTTAGAAAGCTTTAAATTGGCCAGGGAGAGCTGGGAGTTGCTCTATTCCCTAGAATTCCTTGACAAAG AATTTACAAGGATTTGCTTGGCCTGGAAGACGGATACTTGGCTTTGGTTAAGAATCTTCCTCACTGATATGATCATCTATCAG GGTCAATATAAAAAGGCGATAGCCAGCCTGCATCACTTAGCAGCTCTCCAGGGATCCATTTCTCAGCCACAGATCACAGGGCAGGGGACCCTGGAGCATCAGAGGGCGCTCATCCAGCTGGCGACGTGCCACTTTGCGCTAGGGGAGTACAGA ATGACATGTGAAAAAGTCCTTGATTTGATGTGCTACATGGTACTCCCCATTCAAGATGGAGGCAAATCCCAGGAGGAACCCTCGAAAGTAAAGCCCAAATTTAGAAAAG GTTCGGATCTGAAGCTCCTGCCTTGTACCAGCAAGGCTATCATGCCATACTGCCTCCATTTAATGTTAGCCTGTTTTAAG cttagaGCTTTCACAGACAACAGAGACGACATGGCATTGGGGCATGTGATTGTGTTGCTTCAGCAAGAGTGGCCACGGGGCGAGAATCTTTTCCTGAAAGCTGTCAATAAAATTTGCCAACAAGGAAATTTCCAATATGAGAATTTTTTCAATTACGTTACAA ATATTGATATGCTGGAGGAATTTGCCTACTTGAGAACTCAGGAAGGTGGGAAAATTCATCTGGAATTACTACCCAATCAAGGAATGCTGATCAA GATGGACAAGGACTGGCATCTTCCAATCCCCATTTACTTTTCTAAGATCGTGAATCGAAACTTTGGGAAGAATAACTATGTTGTTCAAAATATTCTTAACAGTGTTTGGGGATAA
- the INTS10 gene encoding integrator complex subunit 10 isoform f (isoform f is encoded by transcript variant 6) has product MSAQGDCEFLVQRARELVPQDLWAAKAWLITARSLYPADFNIQYEMYTIERNAERTATAGRLLYDMFVNFPDQPVVWREISIITSALRNDSQDKQTQFLRSLFETLPGRVQCEMLLKVTEQCFNTLERSEMLLLLLRRFPETVVQHGVGLGEALLEAETIEEQESPVNCFRKLFVCDVLPLIINNHDVRLPANLLYKYLNKAAEFYINYVTRSTQIENQHQGAQDTSDLMSPSKRSSQKYIIEGLTEKSSQIVDPWERLFKILNVVGMRCEWQMDKGRRSYGDILHRMKDLCRYMNNFDSEAHAKYKNQVVYSTMLVFFKNAFQYVNSIQPSLFQGPNAPSQVPLVLLEDVSNVYGDVEIDRNKHIHKKRKLAEGREKTMQSSDDEDCSAKGRNRHIVVNKAELANSTEVLESFKLARESWELLYSLEFLDKEFTRICLAWKTDTWLWLRIFLTDMIIYQGQYKKAIASLHHLAALQGSISQPQITGQGTLEHQRALIQLATCHFALGEYRMTCEKVLDLMCYMVLPIQDGGKSQEEPSKVKPKFRKGSDLKLLPCTSKAIMPYCLHLMLACFKLRAFTDNRDDMALGHVIVLLQQEWPRGENLFLKAVNKICQQGNFQYENFFNYVTNIDMLEEFAYLRTQEGGKIHLELLPNQGMLIKHHTVTRGITKGVKEDFRLAMERQVSRCGENLMVVLHRFCINEKILLLQTLT; this is encoded by the exons ATGTCTGCCCAGGGGGACTGCGAGTTCCTGGTGCAGCGAGCCCGGGAGTTGGTGCCGCAAGACCTGTGGGCAGCCAAGGCGTGGCTGATCACGGCCCGCAGCCTCTACCCGGCAGACTTTAACATCCAG TATGAGATGTACACCATCGAGCGGAATGCAGAGCGGACCGCCACCGCCGGGAGGCTGCTGTACGACAT gtttgtGAATTTCCCAGACCAGCCGGTGGTGTGGAGAGAAATCAGCATTATTACATCAGCATTAAGGAACGATTCACAGGACAAACAAACCCAATTTTTAAGAA GTTTATTTGAAACTCTTCCTGGTCGGGTCCAGTGTGAAATGTTACTAAAGGTCACGGAACAATGCTTCAACACGTTAGAACGATCAGAAATGTTGCTTCTACTTTTGAGGCGCTTCCCTGAAACGGTGGTGCAGCATGGG gtTGGCCTTGGGGAGGCACTATTAGAGGCTGAAACTATTGAAGAACAAGAATCTCCAGTGAACtgctttagaaaattatttg TTTGTGATGTCCTTCCTCTAATAATTAACAACCATGATGTTCGATTACCTGCCAATTTATTGTATAAGTACTTGAACAAAGCAGCTGAATTTTATATCAATTATGTCACTAGGTCTACTCAAATAGAAAATCAGCATCAAG GCGCCCAGGATACATCTGATTTAATGTCACCTAGCAAACGTAGCTCTCAGAAGTACATAATAGAAGGGCTGACGGAAAAATCATCCCAGATCGTGGACCCTTGGGAGAGGTTGTTTAAGATTTTGAATGTTGTTGGAATGAGATGTGAATGGCAGATGGATAAAGGAAGACG aAGCTATGGAGATATTTTGCATAGAATGAAGGATCTCTGCAGATACATGAACAACTTTGATAGTGAAGcacatgcaaaatataaaaaccaagtGGTGTATTCCACCATGCTGGTCTTCTTTAAGAATGCATTCCAGTATGTCAACAGCATACAGCCATCTCTCTTCCAAG GTCCTAATGCCCCGAGCCAAGTTCCACTGGTTCTTCTTGAAGATGTATCGAATGTGTATGGTGATGTAGAAATTGATCGTAATAAACACATCCATAAAAAGAGGAAACTagctgaaggaagagaaaaaaccaTG CAGAGTTCAGACGATGAAGACTGTTCGGCGAAAGGAAGAAATCGTCACATTGTAGTCAATAAAGCCGAACTTGCTAACTCCACTGAAGTGTTAGAAAGCTTTAAATTGGCCAGGGAGAGCTGGGAGTTGCTCTATTCCCTAGAATTCCTTGACAAAG AATTTACAAGGATTTGCTTGGCCTGGAAGACGGATACTTGGCTTTGGTTAAGAATCTTCCTCACTGATATGATCATCTATCAG GGTCAATATAAAAAGGCGATAGCCAGCCTGCATCACTTAGCAGCTCTCCAGGGATCCATTTCTCAGCCACAGATCACAGGGCAGGGGACCCTGGAGCATCAGAGGGCGCTCATCCAGCTGGCGACGTGCCACTTTGCGCTAGGGGAGTACAGA ATGACATGTGAAAAAGTCCTTGATTTGATGTGCTACATGGTACTCCCCATTCAAGATGGAGGCAAATCCCAGGAGGAACCCTCGAAAGTAAAGCCCAAATTTAGAAAAG GTTCGGATCTGAAGCTCCTGCCTTGTACCAGCAAGGCTATCATGCCATACTGCCTCCATTTAATGTTAGCCTGTTTTAAG cttagaGCTTTCACAGACAACAGAGACGACATGGCATTGGGGCATGTGATTGTGTTGCTTCAGCAAGAGTGGCCACGGGGCGAGAATCTTTTCCTGAAAGCTGTCAATAAAATTTGCCAACAAGGAAATTTCCAATATGAGAATTTTTTCAATTACGTTACAA ATATTGATATGCTGGAGGAATTTGCCTACTTGAGAACTCAGGAAGGTGGGAAAATTCATCTGGAATTACTACCCAATCAAGGAATGCTGATCAA